The Xenorhabdus doucetiae genome has a window encoding:
- a CDS encoding MgtC family protein, giving the protein MENAMLLTSIAMHLLSALCLGALIGAERQWRQRMAGLRTNALVSTGAALFMITAISTSEGNPDRIAAQIISGVGFLGAGVIMRQGMSIRGLNTAATLWCSAGIGELCGIGQYWAAGIATAIILCANILLREIAQRINTQPHQQALDLEQRYKIHIICDIDDEILVRTLILQALNGLGVRLQSLSSADAIQPGRLEVCAEVLATPADQKEIESIVCRVSLEKSVSSVNWKIAAELPA; this is encoded by the coding sequence ATGGAGAATGCCATGTTGTTAACATCTATTGCAATGCATTTACTATCCGCACTGTGTTTAGGCGCCTTGATTGGTGCTGAACGTCAATGGCGTCAACGTATGGCGGGATTGAGAACCAACGCCTTGGTATCAACAGGTGCAGCACTTTTCATGATTACTGCAATAAGTACTTCTGAGGGAAATCCTGATCGTATTGCGGCACAAATTATCTCTGGAGTTGGTTTTCTGGGCGCAGGTGTGATCATGCGTCAGGGAATGAGTATTCGTGGTTTAAATACGGCAGCAACATTATGGTGCTCAGCGGGAATAGGGGAGTTATGTGGCATAGGGCAATATTGGGCGGCAGGTATTGCTACCGCGATTATTCTCTGTGCGAACATTTTATTGAGGGAAATTGCACAACGAATTAACACTCAGCCTCACCAGCAAGCCTTAGATTTAGAACAGCGCTATAAGATCCATATTATTTGCGACATCGATGATGAAATATTGGTAAGGACTTTGATTTTACAAGCCCTCAATGGATTAGGTGTTAGGTTGCAGTCATTGAGCAGTGCAGATGCCATTCAACCTGGCAGGCTTGAGGTTTGTGCGGAAGTATTGGCAACGCCTGCGGATCAAAAAGAAATTGAATCGATTGTTTGTCGGGTAAGTTTGGAAAAAAGCGTGAGTTCGGTTAATTGGAAAATTGCAGCAGAACTGCCCGCTTAG
- the cspE gene encoding transcription antiterminator/RNA stability regulator CspE, translating into MSDKMKGQVKWFNESKGFGFITPADGSKDVFVHFSAIQGNGFKTLAEGQNVEFTIEDGAKGPAAANVTAI; encoded by the coding sequence ATGTCTGACAAAATGAAAGGTCAAGTGAAGTGGTTCAACGAATCTAAAGGCTTTGGTTTCATCACTCCAGCTGATGGTAGCAAAGACGTATTCGTGCACTTCTCTGCCATTCAAGGTAACGGTTTCAAAACTTTGGCAGAAGGCCAGAATGTAGAATTCACCATTGAAGATGGTGCTAAAGGCCCAGCAGCAGCAAACGTAACTGCTATCTAA
- a CDS encoding YlaC family protein, with protein sequence MKIIKQILIQDLERINLKEHRDGKVHFNSIFIRHHPYLCLAMIIAYAFLAMLMWYAPYFGAWSLFAFTLAFIAMAAVLLFDIKPVYHFEDIDVLDLRVCYNGEWFVNEQVSKQAISKILTHPRVPNEIKDDIKHIIRKKQGICFYDVFMLTCSEQSPYAQSINMVNKSAGIQ encoded by the coding sequence ATGAAAATCATAAAACAGATATTGATTCAGGATCTTGAACGAATCAATCTTAAAGAGCATCGTGATGGTAAAGTACATTTCAACAGCATTTTTATTCGCCATCATCCCTACCTATGTCTGGCGATGATCATTGCTTATGCTTTTCTTGCTATGCTCATGTGGTACGCGCCCTATTTTGGTGCGTGGTCTCTTTTTGCATTTACTCTGGCTTTTATCGCTATGGCAGCGGTCCTACTATTCGATATCAAGCCAGTCTATCATTTCGAAGATATTGACGTACTCGATTTACGGGTATGTTATAATGGCGAATGGTTTGTCAACGAGCAAGTTTCTAAACAAGCTATCAGTAAGATACTCACTCATCCCCGAGTTCCTAATGAAATCAAAGATGACATCAAACATATCATACGGAAGAAACAAGGAATTTGTTTTTATGATGTGTTTATGCTTACTTGTTCAGAACAATCACCCTACGCTCAATCTATTAACATGGTTAATAAAAGCGCGGGAATTCAATGA